The Brenneria rubrifaciens genome has a window encoding:
- the cheY gene encoding chemotaxis response regulator CheY, whose amino-acid sequence MADKELRFLVVDDFSTMRRIVRNLLKELGFNNVEEAEDGADALNKLRTSAFDFVISDWNMPNMDGLELLQTIRADGSLSKLPVLMVTAEAKKENIIAAAQAGASGYVVKPFTAATLEEKLSKIFEKLGM is encoded by the coding sequence ATGGCCGATAAAGAACTCAGATTTTTAGTGGTGGATGATTTTTCGACAATGCGCCGTATTGTCCGCAACCTACTGAAGGAACTGGGCTTTAATAATGTAGAAGAGGCAGAAGATGGGGCTGATGCGCTGAATAAACTTCGTACTAGCGCTTTCGATTTCGTCATTTCTGACTGGAATATGCCCAATATGGATGGTTTGGAATTGTTGCAGACAATCCGTGCAGACGGCTCGCTCTCAAAGCTCCCTGTATTGATGGTAACCGCAGAAGCTAAGAAAGAGAACATTATCGCTGCTGCGCAGGCTGGCGCCAGTGGCTATGTAGTTAAACCATTTACTGCTGCTACCCTGGAAGAAAAGCTGAGCAAGATTTTCGAAAAACTGGGTATGTAA
- the flhA gene encoding flagellar biosynthesis protein FlhA: MANLASLLRLPTNFKSSQWQILAGPVLILLILSMMVLPLPPFILDLLFTFNIALSIMVLLVAMFTQRTLEFAAFPTILLFSTLLRLSLNVASTRIILLEGHTGSAAAGKVVEAFGHFLVGGNFAIGIVVFIILVLINFMVITKGAGRIAEVGARFVLDGMPGKQMAIDADLNAGLIGEEEAKKRRSEVTQEADFYGSMDGASKFVRGDAIAGLMIMVINIVGGLLVGVIQHGMPVGQAAESYTLLTIGDGLVAQIPALVISTAAGVIVTRVSTDQDVGQQMVTQLFNNPRVMMLSAAVLGLIGLVPGMPNFVFLLFTASLLGMAWWMRGVQQKAPADASTPLMPEKQQVVEASWADVQLEDPLGMEVGYRLIPMVDFQQDGELLGRIRSIRKKFAQEMGYLPPVVHIRDNLELQPASYRILMKGVEIGSGEANPGRWMAINPGNAVGSLPGDVTQDPAFGLPAVWIENALKEQAQTQGYTVVEASTVVATHLNHLISVHASELFGRQEAQQLMDRVAQEMPKLAEDFIPGVVTLTTLHKVLQNLLSERVSIRDMRTIMETLAEHAPVQPDPYELTTVVRVALGRAITQQWFPGETELKVIGLEGSLERLLLQALQGGGGLEPGLADRLLTQAKQALQRQEMLGAPPVLLVNHALRALLARFLHRSLPNIAVLSNLEISDSRQIRMTSIIGEAQ, translated from the coding sequence ATGGCTAATTTGGCCTCTTTGCTTCGTCTACCGACTAATTTCAAAAGCTCCCAGTGGCAAATATTGGCCGGACCTGTATTGATCCTGCTGATTTTGTCCATGATGGTGTTGCCGTTACCGCCGTTTATCCTGGACTTGCTGTTTACATTTAATATCGCGTTATCAATCATGGTATTGCTGGTTGCCATGTTTACGCAGCGCACGCTGGAATTTGCCGCGTTCCCGACCATTCTTCTGTTTTCGACCTTGTTGCGTCTGTCTCTTAACGTCGCTTCCACACGTATCATCTTGTTGGAAGGTCATACAGGAAGTGCGGCGGCAGGAAAGGTCGTTGAAGCATTTGGCCATTTCCTGGTCGGCGGTAATTTTGCTATCGGCATTGTGGTCTTCATTATTCTCGTGTTGATTAACTTTATGGTTATCACCAAAGGCGCGGGGCGTATTGCAGAAGTGGGCGCGCGCTTCGTATTGGATGGTATGCCAGGTAAGCAGATGGCCATTGACGCCGATCTTAACGCTGGGTTGATTGGTGAGGAAGAGGCTAAAAAACGACGCTCTGAGGTAACCCAGGAAGCCGATTTTTATGGCTCCATGGACGGGGCCAGTAAGTTTGTGCGCGGCGATGCCATAGCCGGTTTAATGATTATGGTGATTAATATCGTCGGCGGCTTACTGGTCGGCGTCATTCAACATGGTATGCCGGTTGGACAAGCGGCTGAAAGTTATACATTGTTGACTATCGGTGATGGCTTGGTGGCGCAGATCCCCGCACTGGTTATTTCGACTGCGGCGGGCGTCATTGTCACGCGCGTGAGTACCGATCAGGATGTTGGGCAGCAGATGGTGACACAGCTGTTTAATAATCCGCGCGTGATGATGTTGAGTGCTGCGGTTTTGGGGCTGATTGGTTTAGTACCCGGCATGCCTAACTTTGTCTTTCTACTTTTTACCGCATCATTACTGGGCATGGCCTGGTGGATGCGCGGCGTACAGCAGAAAGCGCCGGCCGACGCTTCAACTCCGCTCATGCCGGAAAAACAACAGGTCGTTGAAGCTAGCTGGGCAGATGTTCAACTGGAAGATCCCTTAGGCATGGAAGTAGGATATCGGCTTATCCCTATGGTTGACTTTCAGCAGGACGGAGAGTTGTTAGGCCGTATCCGCAGTATCAGGAAGAAATTTGCTCAGGAAATGGGGTATTTACCTCCGGTGGTTCATATTCGCGATAACCTTGAACTTCAGCCGGCCAGCTACCGTATTTTGATGAAAGGGGTGGAGATTGGCAGCGGTGAAGCGAATCCGGGGCGTTGGATGGCGATCAATCCGGGGAATGCGGTAGGAAGCCTTCCCGGAGATGTGACTCAGGACCCGGCATTTGGCCTGCCTGCGGTCTGGATAGAGAACGCGTTGAAAGAACAAGCCCAAACCCAGGGATATACCGTCGTAGAGGCCAGTACCGTAGTTGCAACCCATCTCAACCACTTAATTAGCGTGCATGCCAGCGAATTGTTCGGAAGGCAGGAAGCCCAGCAATTGATGGATCGGGTTGCACAGGAAATGCCTAAATTGGCAGAAGATTTTATTCCGGGCGTCGTAACGCTGACGACGTTGCATAAAGTTCTACAGAATCTCCTGAGCGAACGCGTTTCTATACGCGACATGCGAACTATCATGGAAACATTGGCTGAGCATGCGCCGGTACAGCCTGATCCTTATGAACTGACTACGGTTGTGCGGGTTGCATTAGGCCGTGCTATCACCCAACAGTGGTTTCCGGGTGAAACTGAGTTAAAGGTTATTGGATTAGAAGGATCGCTGGAACGTCTTCTATTACAAGCCCTTCAAGGTGGAGGGGGATTGGAGCCAGGACTTGCCGATCGTTTGCTGACTCAGGCTAAACAGGCGCTGCAACGGCAGGAAATGCTGGGCGCGCCTCCGGTTCTGCTCGTCAACCACGCCTTGCGTGCTTTGCTTGCTCGTTTCCTTCATCGCAGTTTACCGAATATAGCGGTGCTTTCTAACCTGGAAATCAGTGATAGTCGGCAGATCCGTATGACGTCAATTATAGGAGAAGCACAGTGA
- a CDS encoding flagellar protein FlhE: MKLTQILGALFIMPAVAIATPGAWNASERGVVLEHRGVAAASPAFLPSPTLQVGSESTITVIYWGYEALSPPPVGLVVKLCTPQRCVNLDGGSGRTRSFGGLPANSEFRFIYYIEGSGKLHRALNVLSNNISVNYK; the protein is encoded by the coding sequence GTGAAGCTTACTCAGATACTTGGCGCACTCTTCATTATGCCTGCCGTGGCTATCGCCACGCCGGGTGCCTGGAACGCGAGTGAACGAGGGGTGGTGCTGGAGCATCGAGGCGTCGCCGCCGCCTCTCCCGCATTCTTACCTTCTCCCACTTTGCAAGTGGGCAGCGAGAGTACCATTACGGTAATTTATTGGGGGTATGAAGCGTTGTCGCCTCCGCCTGTAGGACTGGTTGTGAAGCTTTGCACCCCCCAGCGGTGCGTAAATCTGGATGGGGGGAGCGGGCGGACGCGAAGCTTCGGTGGGCTTCCCGCCAATAGTGAGTTTCGATTCATATATTACATTGAGGGAAGCGGCAAGCTTCACCGGGCGCTCAATGTGCTGAGCAACAATATATCGGTCAACTATAAATAA
- a CDS encoding protein-glutamate methylesterase/protein-glutamine glutaminase, translated as MSKIKVLCVDDSALMRQIMTEIINSHPDMEVVATAPDPLVARDLIKKFNPQVLTLDVEMPRMDGLDFLEKLMRLRPMPVVMVSSLTGKGSEITLRALELGAIDFVTKPQLGIREGMLAYSELIAEKIRMAAKARLPQRSSTTEPTKIIQHMPLLSSEKLIAIGASTGGTEAIRHVLQPLPPTSPALLITQHMPPGFTKSFAERLNKLCQITVKEAEDGERVLPGHAYIAPGARHLELARSGANYQVRLNDGPPVNRHRPSVDVLFRSVAQFAGRNAVGVILTGMGNDGAAGMLELHQAGAYTLAQNEASCVVFGMPREAIAMGGVDEVVDLHQVSQRMLVQISAGQALRI; from the coding sequence ATGAGCAAAATTAAAGTATTATGTGTTGATGATTCTGCCCTTATGCGTCAGATCATGACTGAAATAATTAATAGCCATCCAGATATGGAGGTGGTTGCCACTGCTCCAGATCCCTTAGTTGCCCGTGACTTAATTAAAAAATTTAATCCACAGGTCTTAACGCTGGATGTCGAAATGCCGCGAATGGACGGGTTGGATTTTTTAGAGAAATTAATGCGTCTGCGTCCAATGCCGGTTGTTATGGTGTCTTCTTTGACGGGGAAGGGGTCTGAAATTACGTTGCGGGCTCTGGAACTCGGGGCCATTGATTTCGTCACGAAACCGCAGTTAGGTATTCGTGAAGGCATGTTGGCTTACAGTGAACTGATTGCAGAAAAGATACGCATGGCTGCAAAGGCCAGGTTGCCTCAGCGTAGTTCGACAACAGAGCCGACGAAGATCATTCAGCATATGCCGTTGCTGAGTAGTGAAAAATTGATCGCAATTGGCGCATCAACGGGGGGAACGGAAGCGATACGACATGTTCTGCAACCCTTGCCGCCGACAAGTCCGGCTTTATTGATTACTCAACATATGCCGCCGGGATTCACCAAGTCTTTTGCTGAGCGACTGAATAAATTATGTCAGATCACGGTGAAAGAGGCCGAAGATGGGGAGCGCGTATTGCCGGGCCATGCGTATATTGCGCCTGGCGCACGTCATCTTGAGTTGGCGCGTAGTGGTGCAAACTATCAGGTACGTTTGAATGATGGTCCCCCTGTCAACCGCCATCGTCCATCGGTTGATGTATTATTTCGTTCGGTTGCGCAGTTTGCCGGACGTAATGCTGTAGGAGTGATCCTTACAGGAATGGGAAACGACGGAGCGGCCGGTATGTTGGAGCTCCATCAAGCCGGCGCTTATACCCTGGCGCAAAACGAAGCAAGTTGCGTGGTGTTCGGTATGCCACGCGAGGCTATCGCGATGGGGGGCGTCGACGAAGTGGTGGATTTACACCAGGTTAGTCAGCGAATGCTGGTACAAATCTCTGCCGGACAGGCATTACGTATATAA
- the cheZ gene encoding protein phosphatase CheZ produces the protein MTPHSHPMPSVSDTASATEIISRIGQLTRMLRDSLRELGLDNAIAEAAEAIPDARDRLDYVVQMTAQAAERALSCVEAAQPRQNQLETDAKSLKVRWDQWFENPIELADARELVTDTRNYLEEVPQHTSFTNAQLLEIMMAQDFQDLTGQVIKRMMDVIQEIEKQLLMVLLENIPEKPDAPKRQNDGLLNGPQVDKNAAGIVSNQDQVDDLLDSLGF, from the coding sequence ATGACGCCACATTCTCATCCAATGCCGTCTGTCAGTGATACTGCATCGGCAACTGAGATTATTTCTCGTATTGGGCAGTTAACCCGTATGCTGCGTGACAGTCTGCGTGAGCTAGGGTTGGATAATGCCATTGCAGAGGCCGCAGAGGCGATTCCTGATGCTCGTGATCGCCTTGATTACGTCGTTCAGATGACGGCTCAGGCGGCAGAAAGGGCGCTTAGTTGCGTTGAAGCCGCGCAACCGCGCCAGAACCAGTTGGAAACTGACGCTAAATCGTTGAAAGTCCGTTGGGATCAATGGTTTGAAAACCCGATCGAACTGGCTGACGCCCGTGAATTGGTGACGGATACGCGCAATTATCTTGAAGAGGTTCCGCAGCATACTTCGTTTACCAATGCGCAACTGCTGGAAATTATGATGGCTCAGGACTTCCAGGATCTTACTGGCCAGGTCATCAAGCGCATGATGGATGTTATACAGGAAATCGAGAAGCAGTTGCTGATGGTTCTGTTGGAAAACATCCCTGAAAAACCAGACGCGCCTAAACGTCAGAATGACGGTTTGTTAAATGGTCCGCAGGTGGATAAGAATGCCGCAGGCATTGTGTCGAATCAGGATCAGGTTGACGATCTTCTGGATAGCCTCGGCTTTTAG
- the cheW gene encoding chemotaxis protein CheW, with product MTGLANVTKLAGETVGQEFLIFTLGDEEYGVDILKVQEIRGYDQVTRIANTPSFIKGVTNLRGVIVPIVDLRIKFAQQEVDYDENTVVIVLNLGQRVVGIVVDGVSDVLSLTADQIRPAPEFAVTLSTEYLTGLGSLGERMLILVDIEKLLSSEEMALVDSVIKS from the coding sequence ATGACTGGACTTGCAAACGTCACGAAACTAGCCGGTGAAACTGTAGGACAGGAGTTCCTGATTTTTACACTGGGTGACGAAGAGTACGGGGTAGATATTTTAAAGGTACAAGAAATTCGTGGTTATGATCAGGTAACCCGTATTGCTAATACGCCTTCCTTTATTAAAGGTGTGACTAATCTGCGTGGCGTTATTGTTCCCATTGTTGATTTGCGTATTAAATTCGCTCAACAAGAAGTGGATTATGATGAAAATACTGTCGTTATAGTACTGAATCTGGGACAGAGAGTCGTGGGTATTGTTGTCGACGGCGTGTCTGATGTACTTTCATTGACCGCCGATCAAATTCGTCCCGCGCCTGAGTTCGCTGTTACTTTGTCAACCGAGTATCTGACCGGATTAGGGTCGTTAGGTGAGAGGATGTTAATCCTCGTTGATATTGAAAAACTTCTCAGCAGTGAAGAGATGGCATTAGTCGATAGCGTTATTAAATCTTGA
- the cheR gene encoding protein-glutamate O-methyltransferase CheR yields MKSIPSQNRPGSASILTQMVDRLPLSDVHFRRISQLIYQRAGIVLADHKREMVYNRLVRRLRLLGINDFGQYLALLESDPNSAEWQAFINALTTNLTAFFREAHHFPILAEHASKRPNGYTIWSTAASTGEEPYSLAMTLAEVLGNRVSGCQVWASDIDTQVLEKATAGIYRQEELRSLSPQQLQRFFLRGTGPHSGLVRVRPELASMVHFQQLNLLAPEWSIPGPFDAIFCRNVMIYFDKETQERILRRFVPLLKPGGLLFAGHSENFSQISREFYLRGQTVYGLAKER; encoded by the coding sequence ATGAAAAGTATACCATCGCAAAATCGCCCCGGATCTGCATCAATCCTGACGCAGATGGTTGATAGATTGCCGCTGTCGGATGTGCATTTCCGACGTATTAGTCAATTAATATACCAACGCGCCGGTATCGTGCTGGCCGATCACAAAAGGGAAATGGTGTATAACCGCTTGGTCAGGCGTTTGCGTTTGCTCGGAATAAATGACTTTGGCCAATATCTGGCACTATTGGAGTCTGATCCTAATAGCGCGGAGTGGCAGGCCTTTATTAATGCACTTACCACCAATTTGACCGCTTTTTTTCGGGAGGCCCACCATTTTCCCATTTTAGCTGAGCATGCCAGTAAACGGCCGAATGGCTACACCATTTGGAGTACGGCCGCTTCGACAGGTGAGGAACCTTATTCCCTGGCCATGACGCTTGCAGAGGTATTGGGCAATCGTGTCAGTGGATGCCAGGTGTGGGCCAGCGACATTGATACTCAGGTGTTGGAAAAAGCAACCGCGGGAATATATCGACAGGAGGAGTTACGTTCACTCTCTCCACAGCAGTTGCAGCGATTCTTTTTGCGAGGCACCGGGCCGCATAGCGGACTTGTACGGGTCCGCCCGGAGCTGGCGTCGATGGTGCATTTCCAGCAATTGAATCTGTTGGCGCCAGAATGGTCTATTCCTGGACCATTTGACGCGATTTTTTGTCGTAATGTTATGATTTATTTTGATAAAGAGACGCAGGAACGTATTCTACGCCGATTTGTTCCGCTGCTTAAACCGGGCGGTTTGTTATTTGCCGGACATTCAGAAAATTTCAGTCAGATCAGTCGGGAATTTTATTTGCGTGGACAAACTGTTTATGGTCTGGCTAAGGAAAGATAA
- the flhB gene encoding flagellar biosynthesis protein FlhB, translated as MAEDSDLEKTESPTPHKEEKAREEGQIPRSRELTSILMMVAGLAILWMGGESMANKLGGMVSEGLSFNHDTIGDDRQMLRYVGILLQQAVSALIPIMLGCVLVALSAPMLLGGALFSTKSLKVDFKKLDPISGLKRLFSAQSLAELFKAILKSVMVGVITSWFLIYNWPKILHLISEPPIAALGNALNLMVICGFLVIVGLVPMVAFDVFWQIWSHIKKLRMTKQEIRDEHKESEGDPHVKSRIRQQQRAMAQRRMMADVPKADVIVTNPTHYSVALQYNEKKMNAPKVLAKGAGEIALRIRELGAEHRIPILEAPPLARALYRHSEVGHHIPAALYAAVAEVLAWVYQLKRWKREGGLIPRKPKHLPVPDALDFAKENITDG; from the coding sequence GTGGCTGAAGATAGCGATCTGGAAAAAACAGAATCCCCCACGCCCCATAAAGAGGAGAAGGCGCGTGAAGAAGGCCAGATACCCCGTTCCCGTGAATTAACGTCAATTCTAATGATGGTGGCGGGATTGGCCATCCTATGGATGGGCGGGGAGTCGATGGCTAATAAGCTGGGGGGCATGGTTAGCGAGGGGCTGTCTTTCAATCATGACACGATCGGTGACGATCGTCAGATGTTGCGCTATGTCGGGATATTATTGCAGCAGGCGGTTTCTGCGCTCATTCCCATCATGCTTGGATGTGTTCTGGTCGCGTTATCGGCGCCGATGTTATTGGGTGGGGCTTTATTCAGCACCAAGTCGTTAAAAGTTGATTTTAAGAAATTAGATCCGATTTCAGGATTAAAGAGACTGTTTTCGGCTCAATCGTTGGCTGAACTATTCAAGGCCATTTTAAAATCGGTGATGGTTGGAGTCATAACATCTTGGTTTTTGATCTATAACTGGCCAAAAATATTGCATCTGATCTCGGAACCTCCGATCGCGGCGCTGGGAAATGCATTAAATCTCATGGTAATTTGCGGTTTTTTGGTTATCGTCGGCCTCGTCCCGATGGTCGCTTTCGATGTGTTCTGGCAGATTTGGAGTCACATCAAAAAATTACGGATGACCAAGCAGGAGATCCGTGATGAGCATAAAGAAAGCGAAGGCGACCCGCATGTTAAAAGTCGGATTCGACAACAACAGCGAGCGATGGCGCAGCGTCGAATGATGGCGGACGTGCCAAAAGCCGATGTCATCGTGACTAACCCAACTCACTATTCTGTGGCGCTGCAATATAATGAGAAAAAAATGAATGCGCCGAAAGTGCTGGCAAAGGGCGCTGGCGAGATTGCGTTACGTATTCGTGAGTTAGGCGCGGAACACCGCATTCCTATTTTGGAAGCTCCACCGTTGGCTCGTGCACTATATCGCCATTCTGAGGTTGGACATCACATTCCGGCGGCCTTGTATGCTGCGGTTGCAGAGGTCTTGGCTTGGGTTTATCAGCTGAAACGTTGGAAGCGTGAAGGTGGATTGATTCCGAGAAAACCTAAACATCTACCGGTGCCGGATGCACTGGATTTTGCTAAAGAGAATATAACTGATGGCTAA
- a CDS encoding methyl-accepting chemotaxis protein: MLNRIKVVTSLMLVLVLFVALQLVSGGLFFNALKNDRDTFSKAQVIDKQKAELDATWSFLLQTRITLSRASSRMLQANENGTSNSAAIELVNQAKPLLENADSRFQNYEKIAESLNLEPVVVKSVRESYQAYRTALNELIQFLYTNELQKFLDQPTQGFQDKFESAYYDYRDVTDRLYKIELERNDRSYISSLWALGTALVLMVSLALLAWIGSQHMLIRPLNNIIEHIRRIATGDLTRRTDIHRQNEIGVLADSLRHMQNELAATVHTVRQGADAIYAGATEISAGNNDLSSRTEQQASSLEETAASMEQLTATVKQNAENARQASQLALSASEIAQKGGKVVDNVVTTMHNISGSSQKIADITNVIDSIAFQTNILALNAAVEAARAGEQGRGFAVVAGEVRSLAQRSAQAAKEIKSLIDDSVSRVEDGSVLVESAGETMAEIVSAVLRVTDIMAEIASASDEQSKGIDQVGQAVTEMDRVTQQNASLVEESAAASAALEEQANILSQAVAVFRLSDVGGATGRVPGGTAQAKSLSPLLTKPATVNTKAKAEPSSVNWETF; encoded by the coding sequence ATGTTAAATCGAATAAAAGTTGTTACCAGTTTAATGCTGGTGTTAGTGCTTTTTGTTGCGCTGCAGCTTGTTTCAGGCGGCTTATTTTTTAATGCGCTGAAAAATGATCGGGATACCTTTAGCAAGGCACAGGTGATTGATAAACAAAAGGCTGAGCTGGACGCGACGTGGTCGTTTTTGTTGCAGACTCGTATTACGCTGAGCCGTGCTTCATCGCGTATGCTTCAGGCAAATGAAAATGGCACGTCCAACAGCGCCGCGATTGAACTTGTTAACCAGGCCAAGCCGCTGCTGGAAAACGCTGACAGCCGTTTCCAAAATTACGAAAAGATAGCCGAGTCGCTTAATCTGGAGCCGGTAGTCGTCAAATCGGTCAGGGAAAGCTATCAAGCCTATCGTACGGCACTGAATGAGCTGATCCAATTCCTATATACCAATGAGTTACAAAAATTTCTCGATCAGCCTACGCAGGGTTTTCAAGATAAGTTTGAAAGCGCTTACTATGATTACCGGGATGTTACCGACCGCCTCTACAAAATAGAATTAGAGCGAAACGATCGGTCTTATATTTCATCCCTATGGGCGTTGGGAACGGCGCTGGTACTGATGGTGTCGCTGGCGTTATTAGCATGGATAGGCAGCCAGCACATGCTGATTCGTCCGCTCAACAACATTATTGAGCATATTCGCCGTATCGCTACCGGCGATTTGACCCGGCGGACGGACATTCACCGTCAAAATGAAATTGGCGTGCTGGCGGACAGCCTGCGTCATATGCAAAACGAACTGGCCGCGACTGTGCATACCGTTCGACAGGGCGCGGATGCTATTTATGCCGGCGCAACAGAAATCAGCGCGGGTAACAACGACCTTTCTTCCCGTACCGAGCAGCAAGCATCGTCACTGGAAGAAACGGCGGCCAGCATGGAACAGCTGACGGCCACGGTTAAACAGAACGCCGAAAATGCCCGTCAGGCCAGTCAACTGGCCCTGAGCGCGTCGGAAATCGCGCAGAAAGGCGGCAAGGTGGTGGATAACGTTGTGACAACGATGCACAACATCTCTGGAAGTTCGCAGAAAATTGCCGATATTACCAATGTTATCGACAGCATTGCGTTCCAGACCAACATTCTGGCGCTGAATGCGGCGGTGGAGGCTGCGCGAGCGGGAGAGCAGGGGCGCGGGTTTGCTGTGGTCGCGGGCGAGGTGCGCAGTCTGGCGCAGCGCAGCGCTCAGGCGGCAAAAGAAATCAAGTCGCTGATCGATGATTCTGTCAGCCGCGTGGAAGACGGTTCCGTACTGGTGGAGAGTGCGGGTGAAACAATGGCGGAAATCGTCAGCGCGGTGTTGCGGGTGACCGATATTATGGCCGAGATCGCTTCAGCCTCTGACGAGCAGAGCAAGGGCATCGATCAGGTGGGACAGGCAGTGACTGAAATGGATCGCGTCACGCAACAGAATGCATCGTTGGTGGAAGAGTCCGCTGCGGCATCCGCCGCTCTGGAGGAGCAGGCGAATATTCTGAGTCAGGCGGTGGCCGTCTTCCGTTTGTCTGATGTGGGTGGCGCAACGGGGCGTGTTCCGGGAGGAACGGCGCAGGCAAAATCTTTGTCGCCGCTATTAACGAAGCCTGCGACCGTGAATACAAAGGCCAAAGCCGAACCGTCATCAGTCAATTGGGAAACGTTTTAA